In Hymenobacter sublimis, a single genomic region encodes these proteins:
- a CDS encoding glucoamylase family protein yields MKTTLLALLLCLLWPGLLRAQQKPAAKKAPATTVKFDPKQRPKNLTDEQLLDLVQRQTFRYFWDFGHPVSGMARERSNVAYDYGSEVVTTGGTGFGIMAIIVAAERKWIPREEAAARIYKIVRFLEKSDSFHGVYPHWLNGATGKVIRFSQKDDGGDLVETSFLFEGLICARQYFTGESATERDLRNHILWMWEGVEWNWHTQGGQNVLYWHWSPNNGWSMNHQIHGWNECLITYVLAASSPKYAIDKKVYDQGWATGDYFKNGKEFYQTKLPLGFDYGGPLFFSHYTFLGLDPRGLKDQYADYWQQNQAHTRINYAYCVANPKQYKGYGPNSWGLTASDSYQGYAAHSPTEDLGVISPTAALSAMPYAPKESMAALKHFYFDLGDQIWSEYGFVDGFSEHHNWYAKSHLAIDQGPIVGMIENHRTGLLWRLFMSSPDVQRGLGKLGFEGAPVKK; encoded by the coding sequence ATGAAAACAACCCTTCTCGCACTTCTCCTGTGCCTGCTCTGGCCCGGCTTGCTCCGGGCCCAGCAGAAGCCAGCCGCCAAAAAAGCCCCTGCTACTACTGTCAAATTCGACCCAAAGCAACGCCCCAAAAACCTCACCGACGAGCAGCTCCTGGACTTGGTGCAGCGCCAAACGTTTCGGTACTTCTGGGACTTTGGGCACCCCGTGTCGGGTATGGCGCGGGAGCGGAGCAACGTGGCCTATGACTACGGCAGCGAGGTAGTAACCACCGGCGGCACGGGCTTCGGCATCATGGCCATCATTGTGGCGGCCGAGCGCAAGTGGATTCCGCGGGAAGAAGCGGCGGCCCGCATCTACAAAATCGTGCGGTTTCTGGAGAAGTCCGACTCCTTTCACGGCGTGTATCCGCACTGGCTAAATGGGGCGACGGGCAAGGTCATTCGCTTCAGCCAAAAGGACGATGGCGGCGACTTGGTGGAGACTTCCTTTCTGTTTGAGGGCCTGATCTGCGCCCGCCAGTACTTTACCGGTGAAAGCGCCACGGAGCGGGATCTGCGCAACCACATCCTCTGGATGTGGGAAGGAGTGGAGTGGAACTGGCATACCCAAGGCGGGCAGAACGTGCTGTACTGGCACTGGAGCCCCAACAACGGCTGGAGCATGAACCACCAGATTCACGGTTGGAACGAGTGCCTAATCACCTACGTGCTGGCCGCCTCCTCACCCAAATACGCCATCGACAAAAAGGTGTACGACCAGGGCTGGGCCACCGGCGACTACTTCAAAAACGGCAAGGAGTTCTACCAAACCAAGCTGCCCCTGGGTTTCGACTACGGCGGGCCACTTTTCTTCTCGCACTATACCTTCCTGGGCCTGGACCCGCGCGGCCTCAAAGACCAGTACGCCGACTACTGGCAGCAAAACCAGGCCCACACCCGCATCAACTACGCCTACTGCGTGGCTAACCCCAAGCAGTACAAAGGTTACGGCCCCAACAGCTGGGGCCTTACCGCCTCCGACAGCTACCAGGGCTACGCCGCCCACTCGCCCACCGAGGACCTGGGCGTGATTTCACCCACCGCGGCCCTCTCGGCCATGCCTTACGCCCCTAAGGAGTCGATGGCGGCCCTCAAGCACTTTTACTTCGATTTGGGCGACCAAATCTGGAGTGAGTACGGCTTCGTGGATGGCTTCAGTGAGCACCACAACTGGTACGCCAAGTCGCACCTAGCCATCGACCAGGGCCCCATCGTGGGCATGATTGA
- a CDS encoding RagB/SusD family nutrient uptake outer membrane protein codes for MKAIATILSRRVYLAALGLALTAGAVGCKDFLEVAPQGQLTEDQIRTDPAAAQKLVDGVYNTMYLGGFGPDIHGLQFVVLTDIASDDSDKGSSPQDYSPAAEVDNFTLNSTNDIVNNAWKGYFQGINRANQALDKIPLSPAPEATRNRLIGEVRFLRGYFYFNMVRLFGGLPKLDRVPAASEINNPELQRRATAQEIYQLIIDDLQFAATNLPLKGATETGRATKAAAQAMLAKVYLYQKNYQQAFALTNEIIQGTSGAYGLYPRYEEIWREVGANSQESIFEVQTGVNSACNNSAVNLYTVSQGPRSGGRGGWADLGFGFNSPTQQLADAYEPGDRRRAGSIIFITTARTGTVLWDGFRIPSKDSVENFRYSYKAYHSRTQERNCGNNDYLPKNIRVMRYAEVLLINAEAALQTGNAGAALTNVNLVRTRAGLAPRTSITLPQIWQERRVELALEHDRFFDLVRQESVQPGRIVPLFAAQGKTFVKGKHELFPIPQQQIDLSGGQLTQNPGY; via the coding sequence ATGAAAGCCATAGCAACTATCCTTTCCCGGCGCGTGTACCTGGCGGCGCTGGGCCTAGCCCTTACGGCCGGTGCCGTGGGCTGCAAAGATTTCTTGGAGGTAGCGCCCCAGGGCCAACTCACCGAAGACCAGATCCGCACCGACCCCGCCGCCGCCCAGAAGCTCGTGGATGGGGTGTACAACACCATGTACCTGGGCGGATTCGGCCCCGACATTCACGGCCTGCAGTTCGTGGTGCTGACCGATATTGCCTCCGATGACTCCGACAAGGGCAGCTCGCCCCAGGACTACTCGCCGGCCGCCGAGGTGGACAACTTCACGCTCAACTCCACCAACGACATCGTGAACAATGCCTGGAAGGGCTATTTCCAGGGCATCAACCGCGCCAACCAGGCCCTCGATAAAATTCCCCTGAGCCCCGCCCCGGAGGCCACGCGCAACCGCCTGATCGGGGAGGTGCGCTTCCTGCGCGGCTACTTCTACTTTAACATGGTGCGCCTGTTTGGGGGCTTGCCCAAACTAGACCGGGTGCCGGCTGCCTCAGAAATCAATAACCCCGAGTTGCAGAGGCGGGCCACGGCCCAAGAAATTTACCAGCTCATTATTGATGATCTGCAGTTTGCAGCCACCAACCTGCCCCTGAAGGGTGCCACCGAAACCGGCCGGGCTACCAAAGCCGCTGCTCAGGCCATGCTGGCCAAGGTGTACCTCTACCAGAAAAACTACCAGCAGGCCTTTGCCCTCACCAACGAAATCATCCAGGGCACCTCGGGGGCCTACGGGCTGTACCCGCGCTACGAGGAAATCTGGCGGGAGGTAGGGGCCAACAGCCAAGAGTCTATTTTCGAGGTGCAAACGGGCGTCAATTCAGCTTGTAACAACTCGGCCGTAAACCTGTACACCGTCAGCCAGGGCCCGCGCTCCGGGGGGCGCGGCGGCTGGGCCGACTTAGGCTTCGGGTTCAACTCGCCTACCCAGCAGCTGGCCGACGCCTACGAGCCCGGCGACCGGCGCCGAGCCGGTAGCATCATCTTTATTACCACGGCCCGCACCGGCACGGTACTCTGGGACGGATTCCGGATTCCGAGCAAGGACTCGGTGGAAAATTTCCGCTACAGCTATAAGGCCTACCACAGCCGCACCCAGGAGCGCAATTGCGGCAATAATGACTACCTGCCCAAAAACATCCGGGTGATGCGCTACGCCGAGGTGCTGCTCATTAACGCCGAAGCCGCCCTGCAGACTGGCAACGCCGGCGCGGCCCTGACCAACGTGAACCTTGTACGTACCCGCGCCGGCCTCGCGCCCCGCACCAGCATCACGCTGCCGCAGATCTGGCAGGAGCGCCGGGTGGAACTGGCCCTGGAGCACGACCGGTTCTTTGACCTCGTGCGCCAGGAAAGCGTGCAGCCCGGCCGCATTGTGCCCCTGTTCGCGGCTCAGGGCAAAACCTTTGTAAAGGGTAAACATGAGCTGTTCCCCATTCCACAGCAGCAAATTGACCTCAGCGGCGGCCAACTCACCCAGAACCCCGGCTACTAA